A section of the Amblyomma americanum isolate KBUSLIRL-KWMA chromosome 2, ASM5285725v1, whole genome shotgun sequence genome encodes:
- the LOC144121054 gene encoding cationic amino acid transporter 4-like isoform X1 yields the protein MSAAEKNALCSADAEVTEALLNGGSPLNAKSRERRQDGGAGKMFSTFLHKLRRTKEPGADHMQTSLKRCLTTFDITLLGIGHMMGSGIYVLTPSVAKNTAGPALIVSYMVAGIASLLAALAYAEFGVRFPRAGSAYSYSYFSVGEFWAFFVGWNVVLENVIGISAVARACSAYIDSLTHGAIKGAITNATGEMPGPYLSSYPDFLALGIIVIYVAFMSVGVQATSWLNNILCCVNIFVLFIIIGVGGYYADFSNWTNPDTGGFAPFGVHGILAASAACFFAYVGFDAIAASGEEAKNPQRSLPIATFISMTVVTVLYVAVSAVLTLMVNYKDIVPDSGLPDALEDKGAIWAKIVVIIGALCGMSTVLIGTLFALTRIAYAMADDGLIMHMFGTVNKRTKIPLIAMYVFSALAALLAVILDIETLVEMMSIGTLFAYLVVSGGIIIFRYRKPAKKDVVEMGAITEKQANGSGSPASAASAGSHCRIQPRFSFMTSVLGGVSTDLVISVSVFGIVVDTLVLGFYAQSLWTEIAGGVWWAVLVLIVLLLVLLTLCFLIAIHEQAITEQRYKMPFVPFLPILSIVVNTILLTTLHGLTWLRLLVWVAIGLTGYFIYGTQHSKLNNKPQEPSHNHAVDGGPATNGKSQQQSSVNSHL from the exons GGGGGAGCCGGCAAGATGTTCTCGACTTTCCTGCACAAGCTTCGGCGGACCAAGGAGCCCGGCGCAGACCACATGCAGACGAGCCTCAAGCGATGCCTGACCACGTTCGACATCACGCTGCTGGGTATCGGCCACATGATGGGCTCCGGCATCTACGTGCTCACCCCGTCCGTAGCCAAGAACACGGCCGGACCGGCGCTCATCGTCTCCTACATGGTGGCCGGCATCGCGTCGCTGCTGGCCGCGCTCGCGTACGCCGAGTTCGGCGTGCGCTTCCCGCGGGCCGGCTCGGCCTACTCGTACTCGTACTTTAGCGTCGGTGAGTTCTGGGCCTTCTTCGTCGGCTGGAACGTGGTGCTCGAGAACGTCATCGGCATATCGGCCGTGGCCCGCGCCTGCAGCGCGTACATAGACTCGCTCACGCACGGCGCCATCAAGGGCGCCATCACGAACGCCACGGGCGAGATGCCGGGCCCGTACCTCTCCTCGTACCCCGACTTCCTGGCGCTCGGCATCATCGTCATCTACGTGGCGTTCATGTCCGTCGGCGTGCAGGCCACGTCGTGGCTCAACAACATCCTCTGCTGCGTCAACATCTTCGTTCTGTTCATCATCATCGGCGTGGGCGGCTACTACGCGGACTTCAGCAACTGGACCAACCCGGACACCGGCGGCTTCGCGCCCTTCGGCGTCCACGGGATCCTGGCGGCGTCGGCGGCCTGCTTCTTCGCCTACGTCGGCTTCGACGCCATCGCCGCGTCGGGCGAGGAGGCCAAGAACCCGCAGCGCTCCCTGCCCATCGCCACGTTCATCTCCATGACCGTGGTCACCGTGCTGTACGTGGCCGTGTCCGCGGTGCTCACCCTCATGGTCAACTACAAGGACATCGTGCCGGACTCGGGCCTGCCGGACGCGCTTGAAGACAAAGGAGCGATATGGGCCAAG ATTGTCGTCATCATCGGCGCCCTGTGCGGAATGTCCACGGTGCTCATCGGCACCCTGTTCGCCCTCACCAGGATCGCGTACGCCATGGCTGACGACGGCCTCATCATGCACATGTTCGGCACCGTCAACAAGCGCACCAAGATCCCGCTCATCGCCATGTACGTGTTCTCGGCGCTCGCCGCGCTTCTGGCGGTCATTCTGGACATCGAGACCCTGGTGGAGATGATGTCCATCGGAACGCTGTTCGCCTACCTCGTCGTCAGCGGCGGCATCATCATCTTCAGATACAGGAAGCCCGCCAAGAAG GACGTCGTAGAGATGGGAGCCATCACCGAAAAGCAGGCCAACGGCTCTGGCAGCCCGGCTTCCGCCGCGTCCGCTGGCAGCCACTGCCGGATCCAGCCGCGCTTCAGCTTCATGACCTCCGTGCTGGGTGGGGTGTCCACGGACCTGGTCATCTCGGTTAGCGTGTTCGGCATTGTGGTCGACACGCTGGTGCTGGGCTTCTACGCGCAGAGCCTCTGGACCGAGATCGCGGGCGGCGTCTGGTGGGCGGTGCTCGTTCTCATCGTGCTCTTGCTGGTCCTACTGACGCTGTGTTTCCTCATAGCTATCCACGAGCAGGCAATCACCGAACAGCGATACAAG ATGCCTTTCGTTCCCTTTCTTCCCATCCTGAGCATCGTGGTGAACACTATTCTCCTGACGACACTGCACGGGTTGACCTGGCTTCGTCTACTCGTCTGGGTCGCAATAG GACTTACGGGCTACTTCATCTACGGAACCCAGCATAGCAAGCTGAACAACAAGCCGCAGGAGCCGAGTCACAACCACGCCGTCGATGGCGGCCCCGCTACCAATGGGAAATCTCAGCAGCAATCGTCGGTCAACAGCCACCTCTGA
- the LOC144121054 gene encoding cationic amino acid transporter 4-like isoform X2 — translation MKGGAGKMFSTFLHKLRRTKEPGADHMQTSLKRCLTTFDITLLGIGHMMGSGIYVLTPSVAKNTAGPALIVSYMVAGIASLLAALAYAEFGVRFPRAGSAYSYSYFSVGEFWAFFVGWNVVLENVIGISAVARACSAYIDSLTHGAIKGAITNATGEMPGPYLSSYPDFLALGIIVIYVAFMSVGVQATSWLNNILCCVNIFVLFIIIGVGGYYADFSNWTNPDTGGFAPFGVHGILAASAACFFAYVGFDAIAASGEEAKNPQRSLPIATFISMTVVTVLYVAVSAVLTLMVNYKDIVPDSGLPDALEDKGAIWAKIVVIIGALCGMSTVLIGTLFALTRIAYAMADDGLIMHMFGTVNKRTKIPLIAMYVFSALAALLAVILDIETLVEMMSIGTLFAYLVVSGGIIIFRYRKPAKKDVVEMGAITEKQANGSGSPASAASAGSHCRIQPRFSFMTSVLGGVSTDLVISVSVFGIVVDTLVLGFYAQSLWTEIAGGVWWAVLVLIVLLLVLLTLCFLIAIHEQAITEQRYKMPFVPFLPILSIVVNTILLTTLHGLTWLRLLVWVAIGLTGYFIYGTQHSKLNNKPQEPSHNHAVDGGPATNGKSQQQSSVNSHL, via the exons ATGAAG GGGGGAGCCGGCAAGATGTTCTCGACTTTCCTGCACAAGCTTCGGCGGACCAAGGAGCCCGGCGCAGACCACATGCAGACGAGCCTCAAGCGATGCCTGACCACGTTCGACATCACGCTGCTGGGTATCGGCCACATGATGGGCTCCGGCATCTACGTGCTCACCCCGTCCGTAGCCAAGAACACGGCCGGACCGGCGCTCATCGTCTCCTACATGGTGGCCGGCATCGCGTCGCTGCTGGCCGCGCTCGCGTACGCCGAGTTCGGCGTGCGCTTCCCGCGGGCCGGCTCGGCCTACTCGTACTCGTACTTTAGCGTCGGTGAGTTCTGGGCCTTCTTCGTCGGCTGGAACGTGGTGCTCGAGAACGTCATCGGCATATCGGCCGTGGCCCGCGCCTGCAGCGCGTACATAGACTCGCTCACGCACGGCGCCATCAAGGGCGCCATCACGAACGCCACGGGCGAGATGCCGGGCCCGTACCTCTCCTCGTACCCCGACTTCCTGGCGCTCGGCATCATCGTCATCTACGTGGCGTTCATGTCCGTCGGCGTGCAGGCCACGTCGTGGCTCAACAACATCCTCTGCTGCGTCAACATCTTCGTTCTGTTCATCATCATCGGCGTGGGCGGCTACTACGCGGACTTCAGCAACTGGACCAACCCGGACACCGGCGGCTTCGCGCCCTTCGGCGTCCACGGGATCCTGGCGGCGTCGGCGGCCTGCTTCTTCGCCTACGTCGGCTTCGACGCCATCGCCGCGTCGGGCGAGGAGGCCAAGAACCCGCAGCGCTCCCTGCCCATCGCCACGTTCATCTCCATGACCGTGGTCACCGTGCTGTACGTGGCCGTGTCCGCGGTGCTCACCCTCATGGTCAACTACAAGGACATCGTGCCGGACTCGGGCCTGCCGGACGCGCTTGAAGACAAAGGAGCGATATGGGCCAAG ATTGTCGTCATCATCGGCGCCCTGTGCGGAATGTCCACGGTGCTCATCGGCACCCTGTTCGCCCTCACCAGGATCGCGTACGCCATGGCTGACGACGGCCTCATCATGCACATGTTCGGCACCGTCAACAAGCGCACCAAGATCCCGCTCATCGCCATGTACGTGTTCTCGGCGCTCGCCGCGCTTCTGGCGGTCATTCTGGACATCGAGACCCTGGTGGAGATGATGTCCATCGGAACGCTGTTCGCCTACCTCGTCGTCAGCGGCGGCATCATCATCTTCAGATACAGGAAGCCCGCCAAGAAG GACGTCGTAGAGATGGGAGCCATCACCGAAAAGCAGGCCAACGGCTCTGGCAGCCCGGCTTCCGCCGCGTCCGCTGGCAGCCACTGCCGGATCCAGCCGCGCTTCAGCTTCATGACCTCCGTGCTGGGTGGGGTGTCCACGGACCTGGTCATCTCGGTTAGCGTGTTCGGCATTGTGGTCGACACGCTGGTGCTGGGCTTCTACGCGCAGAGCCTCTGGACCGAGATCGCGGGCGGCGTCTGGTGGGCGGTGCTCGTTCTCATCGTGCTCTTGCTGGTCCTACTGACGCTGTGTTTCCTCATAGCTATCCACGAGCAGGCAATCACCGAACAGCGATACAAG ATGCCTTTCGTTCCCTTTCTTCCCATCCTGAGCATCGTGGTGAACACTATTCTCCTGACGACACTGCACGGGTTGACCTGGCTTCGTCTACTCGTCTGGGTCGCAATAG GACTTACGGGCTACTTCATCTACGGAACCCAGCATAGCAAGCTGAACAACAAGCCGCAGGAGCCGAGTCACAACCACGCCGTCGATGGCGGCCCCGCTACCAATGGGAAATCTCAGCAGCAATCGTCGGTCAACAGCCACCTCTGA
- the LOC144121054 gene encoding cationic amino acid transporter 4-like isoform X3 gives MFSTFLHKLRRTKEPGADHMQTSLKRCLTTFDITLLGIGHMMGSGIYVLTPSVAKNTAGPALIVSYMVAGIASLLAALAYAEFGVRFPRAGSAYSYSYFSVGEFWAFFVGWNVVLENVIGISAVARACSAYIDSLTHGAIKGAITNATGEMPGPYLSSYPDFLALGIIVIYVAFMSVGVQATSWLNNILCCVNIFVLFIIIGVGGYYADFSNWTNPDTGGFAPFGVHGILAASAACFFAYVGFDAIAASGEEAKNPQRSLPIATFISMTVVTVLYVAVSAVLTLMVNYKDIVPDSGLPDALEDKGAIWAKIVVIIGALCGMSTVLIGTLFALTRIAYAMADDGLIMHMFGTVNKRTKIPLIAMYVFSALAALLAVILDIETLVEMMSIGTLFAYLVVSGGIIIFRYRKPAKKDVVEMGAITEKQANGSGSPASAASAGSHCRIQPRFSFMTSVLGGVSTDLVISVSVFGIVVDTLVLGFYAQSLWTEIAGGVWWAVLVLIVLLLVLLTLCFLIAIHEQAITEQRYKMPFVPFLPILSIVVNTILLTTLHGLTWLRLLVWVAIGLTGYFIYGTQHSKLNNKPQEPSHNHAVDGGPATNGKSQQQSSVNSHL, from the exons ATGTTCTCGACTTTCCTGCACAAGCTTCGGCGGACCAAGGAGCCCGGCGCAGACCACATGCAGACGAGCCTCAAGCGATGCCTGACCACGTTCGACATCACGCTGCTGGGTATCGGCCACATGATGGGCTCCGGCATCTACGTGCTCACCCCGTCCGTAGCCAAGAACACGGCCGGACCGGCGCTCATCGTCTCCTACATGGTGGCCGGCATCGCGTCGCTGCTGGCCGCGCTCGCGTACGCCGAGTTCGGCGTGCGCTTCCCGCGGGCCGGCTCGGCCTACTCGTACTCGTACTTTAGCGTCGGTGAGTTCTGGGCCTTCTTCGTCGGCTGGAACGTGGTGCTCGAGAACGTCATCGGCATATCGGCCGTGGCCCGCGCCTGCAGCGCGTACATAGACTCGCTCACGCACGGCGCCATCAAGGGCGCCATCACGAACGCCACGGGCGAGATGCCGGGCCCGTACCTCTCCTCGTACCCCGACTTCCTGGCGCTCGGCATCATCGTCATCTACGTGGCGTTCATGTCCGTCGGCGTGCAGGCCACGTCGTGGCTCAACAACATCCTCTGCTGCGTCAACATCTTCGTTCTGTTCATCATCATCGGCGTGGGCGGCTACTACGCGGACTTCAGCAACTGGACCAACCCGGACACCGGCGGCTTCGCGCCCTTCGGCGTCCACGGGATCCTGGCGGCGTCGGCGGCCTGCTTCTTCGCCTACGTCGGCTTCGACGCCATCGCCGCGTCGGGCGAGGAGGCCAAGAACCCGCAGCGCTCCCTGCCCATCGCCACGTTCATCTCCATGACCGTGGTCACCGTGCTGTACGTGGCCGTGTCCGCGGTGCTCACCCTCATGGTCAACTACAAGGACATCGTGCCGGACTCGGGCCTGCCGGACGCGCTTGAAGACAAAGGAGCGATATGGGCCAAG ATTGTCGTCATCATCGGCGCCCTGTGCGGAATGTCCACGGTGCTCATCGGCACCCTGTTCGCCCTCACCAGGATCGCGTACGCCATGGCTGACGACGGCCTCATCATGCACATGTTCGGCACCGTCAACAAGCGCACCAAGATCCCGCTCATCGCCATGTACGTGTTCTCGGCGCTCGCCGCGCTTCTGGCGGTCATTCTGGACATCGAGACCCTGGTGGAGATGATGTCCATCGGAACGCTGTTCGCCTACCTCGTCGTCAGCGGCGGCATCATCATCTTCAGATACAGGAAGCCCGCCAAGAAG GACGTCGTAGAGATGGGAGCCATCACCGAAAAGCAGGCCAACGGCTCTGGCAGCCCGGCTTCCGCCGCGTCCGCTGGCAGCCACTGCCGGATCCAGCCGCGCTTCAGCTTCATGACCTCCGTGCTGGGTGGGGTGTCCACGGACCTGGTCATCTCGGTTAGCGTGTTCGGCATTGTGGTCGACACGCTGGTGCTGGGCTTCTACGCGCAGAGCCTCTGGACCGAGATCGCGGGCGGCGTCTGGTGGGCGGTGCTCGTTCTCATCGTGCTCTTGCTGGTCCTACTGACGCTGTGTTTCCTCATAGCTATCCACGAGCAGGCAATCACCGAACAGCGATACAAG ATGCCTTTCGTTCCCTTTCTTCCCATCCTGAGCATCGTGGTGAACACTATTCTCCTGACGACACTGCACGGGTTGACCTGGCTTCGTCTACTCGTCTGGGTCGCAATAG GACTTACGGGCTACTTCATCTACGGAACCCAGCATAGCAAGCTGAACAACAAGCCGCAGGAGCCGAGTCACAACCACGCCGTCGATGGCGGCCCCGCTACCAATGGGAAATCTCAGCAGCAATCGTCGGTCAACAGCCACCTCTGA